The following proteins are encoded in a genomic region of Serinus canaria isolate serCan28SL12 chromosome 13, serCan2020, whole genome shotgun sequence:
- the HAND1 gene encoding heart- and neural crest derivatives-expressed protein 1: MNLVGGYQHHHHHHHHHHMLHDPFLFGPAARCHQERAYFPGWVLNPAEATPELAGQSPNYGPAEYGPAGPGRLEALSGRLGRRKGVGGPKKERRRTESINSAFAELRECIPNVPADTKLSKIKTLRLATSYIAYLMEVLAKDSQPGDTEGFKAELKKADGRENKRKRETQPEVYSQPLGHGEKKLKGRTGWPQQVWALELNP; encoded by the exons ATGAACCTGGTGGGGGGCTACCAgcatcaccaccaccatcaccatcaccaccacaTGCTGCACGACCCTTTCCTCTTCGGGCCGGCGGCGCGGTGCCACCAGGAGCGCGCCTACTTCCCCGGCTGGGTGCTCAACCCGGCCGAGGCGACCCCCGAGCTCGCCGGGCAGAGCCCTAACTACGGCCCCGCCGAGTACGGCCCGGCCGGCCCGGGGCGGCTGGAGGCTCTCAGCGGCCGCCTGGGACGGCGAAAAGGTGTCGGAGGACCCAAGAAGGAGCGGCGGAGGACGGAGAGCATCAACAGCGCCTTCGCCGAACTCCGCGAGTGCATCCCCAACGTGCCTGCCGACACCAAGCTCTCCAAGATCAAGACCCTGCGCCTGGCCACCAGCTACATCGCCTACCTGATGGAGGTGCTGGCCAAGGACAGCCAGCCCGGGGACACCGAGGGCTTCAAAGCCGAACTCAAGAAGGCGGACGGCAGGgagaacaagaggaaaagggagacG CAGCCCGAGGTCTATTCTCAACCTCTGGGTCACGGCGAGAAGAAGCTGAAGGGCCGGACTGGTTGGCCCCAGCAGGTCTGGGCTCTGGAACTGAACCCCTGA